Below is a window of Nocardioides sp. S-1144 DNA.
CCCGTCGCCACCGATACCGCCGCGCCGGTCGCAGAGCGCACGGACCCGCTCGTCGGCCAGGTCGCCGTGCACCGTGCCGTCGTGGTCGGGCAGCAGGACGAAGTCGTTGTGCGTGCCGTGGCCCTTGAGGAACGGGTAGCCGTCGGGGGCGCGGTCATGCATACAGCCCCCGCTCGTAGTTCTCCGGCCGGTAGTACTCGTCGAGCTCCGCGACGCTCTGGCCGGTCGGCTCGACCTGCTCGGCGATGACGGCACGCCGCGGCACGACCCCCTCGGGGTCCCAGGTCTCCGGCTTCCACAGGCCCGAGCGCAGGAACGCCTTGCCGCAGTGGAAGAAGAGGTCCTCGACCTCCACGACCAGGGCGAGCACCGGGCGGTGGCCCTTGACCACCAGCGCGTCGAAGAAGGGTGCGTCGGCGACCAGGCGGGCGCGCCCGTTCACGCGCAGGGTGTCGGTACGCCCCGGGATGAAGAAGTTGAGCCCGACGTGCGGGTTGGCCAGCACGTTGCGGTAGCCGTCGACGCGACGGTTGCCGGGACGCTCGGCGAGGGCGATGGTGCGCGCGTCGAGCACGTGGACCAACGAGCCCGCGGGGTCGCCCTTGGGCGAGGCGTCGCACCGACCGTCGGCGTCGGCGGTCGCCAGCACGCAGAAGGGCGACGCCGCCAGCCAGGCCCGGTCGACGTCGAGCAGCGCCGGTCGGCTCTTGTCGCGCGCCCGCTGCGTCGGCTCGCCGAGCAGCGTCACCAAGGCCTCGACCGAGGTGATCTCGGTCCAGGCGTCAGCGCCGGCGGGGGTCTCGTCCACGCCTCCACGGTACGGCGTGCGCGCTGCCCCGCGCCGCCCGCGTCTCGGCGTGGTGGGTCGCTCAGCGGGGCGAGACGACGCCGGCAGCGCCCCCGCCGCGCCGGACCGGCTCGGCGACGACCTTGATCCGTCCCTCCGGTCCGAACTCGATCGCGGTGGCCGCCCCGATCTCGGCGGCGCTGG
It encodes the following:
- a CDS encoding MSMEG_1061 family FMN-dependent PPOX-type flavoprotein, yielding MDETPAGADAWTEITSVEALVTLLGEPTQRARDKSRPALLDVDRAWLAASPFCVLATADADGRCDASPKGDPAGSLVHVLDARTIALAERPGNRRVDGYRNVLANPHVGLNFFIPGRTDTLRVNGRARLVADAPFFDALVVKGHRPVLALVVEVEDLFFHCGKAFLRSGLWKPETWDPEGVVPRRAVIAEQVEPTGQSVAELDEYYRPENYERGLYA